Proteins encoded by one window of Rhodamnia argentea isolate NSW1041297 chromosome 6, ASM2092103v1, whole genome shotgun sequence:
- the LOC115741425 gene encoding uncharacterized protein LOC115741425 has translation MVNQETGSHRSSTATLKFLCSYGGKILPRRPDGRLRYVGGLTRILAVDRSVSCAELMVKLVEFCGFSVAPKCELPGGDLETLVSIKSDEDLANLIEEYDEASLRSRSSSSSPGAPFKIRAVLFEPRSGEQASPPPSPSPSAASSLSSSPHESPRRRIGERSFSPRIVAGVGCRSGSPMIGHHCNFYGPGQPRVPCAAAVHCRRNYCQ, from the exons ATGGTGAATCAGGAGACCGGATCGCACCGGAGCTCGACCGCTACGTTGAAGTTCCTCTGCAGCTACGGCGGCAAAATACTCCCCCGCAGGCCCGACGGTAGGCTCCGCTACGTCGGAGGCCTCACCAGAATCCTCGCCGTCGATCGCTCCGTCTCTTGCGCCG AGCTGATGGTGAAGCTCGTCGAGTTTTGCGGCTTCTCCGTCGCGCCGAAGTGCGAGTTGCCAGGCGGCGACTTGGAGACTCTGGTCTCTATCAAGTCCGACGAGGATTTGGCCAACCTGATCGAGGAATACGACGAGGCTTCGCTGAGATCgagatcttcttcatcttctccggGCGCGCCGTTCAAGATCAGAGCCGTCCTCTTCGAGCCGAGATCGGGCGAGCAAGCGTCTCCGCCTCCATCACCGTCTCCGTCCGCCGCGTCCAGCCTCAGCTCCTCTCCTCACGAGTCGCCGAGGCGCAGAATCGGCGAGCGGAGCTTCTCGCCGAGGATCGTGGCCGGCGTGGGGTGCCGCAGCGGGTCACCAATGATCGGTCACCACTGCAACTTCTACGGTCCTGGACAGCCTAGAGTTCCCTGCGCTGCTGCTGTTCACTGTCGCCGCAATTACTGCCAATAA
- the LOC115741414 gene encoding C2 and GRAM domain-containing protein At5g50170, with protein sequence MRLYVYVLEAKGLPVKDSYVNVQVGKLKSKTRIVERTKNPWWNEEFVFRVHDCEEEVILSVYHHEDSHGLFSSSGELLGRVKIPVWSVANEDNRILPPTWFSVGQPKAGKFIRKDCGKILVSISLHGSLQDTSSDNPLLPSSNVNCNQAEEETDLAKSQAQKIHDGKHWMKAIANRLERIFAKHEDVSETCASSEACGTPSYYEDCVEKQHPDYIFEEAIGMIKSRDGQEELPEDLQGGILFDQIYAVRPHDLNSFLFAPDSKFRRDLANLEGTTNLEEEPWTLKQEEDPPLLTRTVSYNKAATKLIKAVKASEQQFYLKADGKNFAVFVEVSTPEVPYGNMFKVELLYKIMPGPEERSGEESSRLIISWRVNFHQNTMMRGMIEGGARQGLKDSFYHFENLLAQSFRILGSAEPSNRDQIIASLENEQQSDWQLATKHFCNFTMLSTFCMVVYVIMHILLCKPSEPRGLEFLGIDLPDSLGELIACAIITIQVERVFYMASHFAQARLQRGGDHGVKAQGDGWILTVALIEGTNMASLASTGYSDPYVVFTCNGRTKTSSVKLQTCDPQWNEIVEFDAMEEPPSVLDVEVFDFDGPFDQATSLGHAEINFLKHTSTDLADMWIFLEGKLAQSAQSKLHLRIFLDNNNGVETVKEFLTKMEKEVGKKLSLRSPHRNCTFQKLFKLPQDEFLISDFACSLKRKLPLQGRLFLSSRIVGFYANLFGHKTRFFFLWEDIEDIQVLPPSFGSMGSPSLVFLLRKGRGMDARHGAKSQDEEGGLRFHFQSFVSFNSASRTIVALWRTRVMTPEQTEQIAKEQHDQESSSVLDDAAAILDTEDADMSKIYSAELPIAMSSLMELFGGGKEEYRIMEKSGCLNYSATEWESVQPGTFERSVSYKFNRYISIFGGEVTSTQRKVSTDDGWTVNEVMALHNIPFEENYRVRVTYQIEESGQNHSSCKCDVFVHIIWFRSTKFQHRITRNITSKLSQRSKDIFELVERETLLATRLLKSA encoded by the exons ATGAGGCTGTACGTGTACGTGTTGGAGGCAAAGGGACTGCCCGTGAAGGACTCGTACGTGAACGTCCAGGTCGGGAAGCTCAAGTCCAAGACTAGGATCGTGGAGCGCACCAAGAACCCGTGGTGGAACGAGGAGTTCGTGTTCCGGGTGCATGATTGCGAGGAGGAGGTGATCCTGTCCGTCTATCACCACGAGGACAGCCACGGGCTCTTCAGTTCATCAGGGGAATTGCTAGGTCGGGTCAAGATTCCGGTCTGGTCCGTCGCCAACGAGGACAACCGGATATTGCCACCGACGTGGTTCTCCGTCGGGCAGCCTAAGGCGGGGAAGTTCATACGAAAAGATTGCG GGAAGATACTCGTATCAATTTCTTTGCATGGTAGTCTCCAGGACACATCTTCCGACAATCCGCTCCTTCCCAGTTCCAATGTCAACTGCAATCAGGCCGAAGAAGAAACAGATTTAGCTAAATCTCAAGCTCAGAAGATACACGATGGGAAACATTGGATGAAGGCTATCGCGAATCGTTTAGAGAGAATCTTTGCCAAACATGAGGATGTGTCAGAAACTTGTGCCTCATCGGAAGCATGTGGCACTCCATCATATTATGAGGATTGTGTGGAAAAACAACACCCTGATTACATctttgaagaagctattggGATGATAAAGTCGAGGGATGGCCAAGAAGAATTGCCTGAAGATCTTCAAGGAGGCATTCTGTTCGATCAGATCTATGCCGTACGTCCACATGACTTGAACAGTTTTCTCTTTGCACCAGACTCTAAGTTCAGGAGAGACCTGGCTAACTTGGAGGGAACAACAAATTTAGAAGAGGAGCCGTGGACTTTGAAACAAGAGGAAGATCCACCACTTTTAACACGAACAGTTTCCTATAATAAGGCCGCCACAAAGTTAATCAAGGCTGTAAAAGCGAGCGAGCAACAATTTTACCTCAAAGCAGATGGAAAAAACTTCGCTGTCTTTGTAGAGGTAAGCACTCCCGAGGTTCCCTATGGGAATATGTTCAAAGTGGAGTTGCTTTACAAGATAATGCCTGGACCAGAAGAAAGATCAGGAGAGGAGTCCTCACGTCTTATAATCTCTTGGAGGGTTAATTTCCACCAGAACACCATGATGAGAGGTATGATTGAAGGAGGTGCTCGTCAGGGTCTAAAGGACAGTTTTTATCATTTTGAGAACTTACTGGCTCAAAGTTTTAGGATACTCGGTTCTGCAGAGCCGTCTAACAGAGATCAGATCATTGCATCTCTGGAAAATGAACAGCAGTCGGATTGGCAATTGGCTACCAAACACTTCTGCAATTTTACCATGCTTTCCACCTTTTGTATGGTTGTGTATGTGATTATGCACATTCTACTTTGCAAGCCTAGTGAACCGCGGGGCTTGGAATTCCTAGGTATTGATTTGCCAGATAGCCTTGGAGAGCTCATTGCATGCGCAATAATAACCATCCAGGTGGAACGTGTTTTCTACATGGCTTCACATTTTGCGCAAGCCAGGTTGCAGAGAG GTGGTGATCATGGCGTCAAGGCCCAAGGCGACGGATGGATTCTTACTGTAGCTTTGATAGAAGGGACGAACATGGCATCGCTGGCTTCAACGGGATATTCTGATCCATATGTGGTTTTTACATGCAATGGGAGAACAAAGACGAGTTCTGTTAAGCTCCAGACTTGTGATCCTCAATGGAATG AAATAGTGGAGTTTGATGCTATGGAAGAACCACCTTCAGTTTTGGATGTGGAGGTTTTTGATTTCGATGGTCCATTTGATCAGGCCACTTCTCTGGGGCACGCtgagataaattttttgaagCATACATCCACTGATCTTGCGGATATGTGGATCTTCCTCGAGGGCAAGCTGGCTCAGTCTGCTCAGTCGAAGTTGCACCTGAGAATCTTTTTGGACAACAACAATGGAGTAGAAACGGTTAAGGAGTTTCTAACAAAGATGGAGAAGGAAGTGGGAAAGAAG TTGAGTCTGAGGTCACCTCACAGAAATTGTACATTCCAGAAACTGTTCAAGTTGCCACAGGACGAGTTTCTCATCAGTGATTTTGCCTGTTCACTCAAGAGAAAACTGCCTTTACAG GGCCGCCTTTTCCTATCTTCAAGGATTGTCGGGTTTTATGCCAATTTGTTTGGTCATAAAACCAGGTTTTTCTTTCTCTGGGAAGACATTGAAGATATTCAAGTGCTTCCACCGTCATTCGGTTCTATGGGTAGTCCATCCCTTGTCTTCCTTTTGCGTAAGGGTCGAGGTATGGATGCGAGGCACGGCGCAAAGTCTCAAGACGAAGAAGGCGGGCTTAGGTTCCATTTTCAATCATTTGTATCGTTTAATTCAGCCAGCAG GACAATTGTGGCCCTGTGGCGGACTCGAGTTATGACGCCTGAGCAAACAGAGCAGATTGCCAAAGAGCAGCATGATCAAGAAAGCTCGTCTGTGTTGGATGATGCAGCGGCGATTCTGGATACAGAAGATGCAGACATGTCCAAAATCTACTCCGCTGAACTCCCTATTGCG ATGAGCTCCTTGATGGAGCTATTTGGTGGAGGGAAGGAGGAGTATCGAATCATGGAAAAATCCGGCTGCCTCAATTATTCGGCTACTGAATGGGAATCTGTGCAGCCCGGTACCTTCGAGCGCTCGGTGTCGTACAAATTCAATCGCTACATCTCGATATTTGGAGGGGAAGTCACCAGCACGCAGCGAAAAGTTTCTACCGATGATGGTTGGACAGTCAATGAGGTCATGGCCCTCCACAATATCCCATTTGAAGAGAATTATCGA GTGCGGGTAACGTACCAGATCGAGGAATCAGGCCAAAATCACAGCTCCTGCAAGTGTGATGTCTTTGTTCACATCATCTGGTTCAGGAGCACCAAGTTCCAGCACAGGATTACGCGCAACATAACCAGTAAATTGTCCCAGAGATCAAAGGACATTTTCGAGctagtagagagagaaactctctTAGCGACGCGTCTTCTCAAGTCCGCTTGA